The Thiohalorhabdus denitrificans genome includes a window with the following:
- a CDS encoding alanine/glycine:cation symporter family protein, whose amino-acid sequence MEQLNTFLESVGGVLWTPVMLVLLLGTGIFLTIGLQLLPLRKLGYGFRLLWAGIRPGAQKGEGEITPFGALMTSLSATIGTGNIAGVGTAIHLGGPGAVFWMWMTALVGMATKYAEAVLAVRYREVDSRNMHVGGPMYYIKNGLGARWQWLGAAFALFGLVAAFGIGNTVQSNSVADSMHQALAVPHWLTGTVMAAVAFAVIVGGIGRIARVAEALVPIMGVIYVLGALAILGYHYTEIPQGLARIVTDAFTGTAAVGGFAGAGVMAAIQFGVARGLFSNEAGLGSAPMAHASARTDDPVRQGMVGMLGTFIDTIVVCTMTALVIVTTGVWDSGETGAGLTTTAFSQGLPGPGDFVVAFGLVVFAFTTTLTWAFYGERCLEFLAGVKPLKAFRLIWVVGILSGSVASLELIWNLADITMALMAFPNLVALVLLSPVVFRISRDYFRGTEAKAVG is encoded by the coding sequence ATGGAACAACTGAACACCTTCCTGGAGTCCGTCGGCGGGGTCCTCTGGACCCCGGTGATGCTGGTGCTCCTGCTCGGCACGGGGATCTTCCTGACCATCGGGCTCCAGCTGCTGCCCCTGCGCAAGCTGGGCTACGGCTTTCGCCTGCTCTGGGCCGGGATCCGCCCTGGGGCCCAGAAGGGGGAGGGCGAGATCACGCCCTTCGGCGCCCTGATGACCAGCCTCTCCGCCACCATCGGCACCGGCAACATCGCCGGGGTGGGGACCGCCATCCACCTGGGCGGGCCCGGGGCCGTGTTCTGGATGTGGATGACCGCCCTGGTGGGCATGGCCACCAAATACGCCGAGGCGGTGCTGGCGGTGCGCTACCGGGAGGTGGACAGCCGCAACATGCACGTGGGCGGGCCCATGTACTACATCAAGAACGGCCTGGGCGCCCGCTGGCAATGGCTGGGGGCGGCCTTCGCCCTGTTCGGCCTGGTGGCCGCCTTCGGCATCGGCAACACCGTGCAGTCCAACTCCGTGGCCGACTCGATGCACCAGGCCCTGGCGGTCCCCCATTGGCTCACCGGCACGGTCATGGCGGCGGTGGCCTTCGCCGTCATCGTCGGCGGCATCGGCCGCATCGCCCGGGTGGCGGAGGCCCTCGTCCCCATCATGGGGGTCATCTACGTGCTCGGGGCCCTGGCCATCCTGGGCTACCACTACACCGAAATCCCTCAGGGCCTGGCGCGGATCGTCACCGACGCCTTCACCGGAACCGCCGCCGTGGGCGGTTTCGCCGGGGCGGGGGTGATGGCGGCCATCCAGTTCGGCGTGGCCCGGGGCCTGTTCTCCAACGAGGCGGGCCTGGGTTCGGCGCCCATGGCCCACGCCTCCGCCCGCACCGACGATCCCGTGCGCCAGGGGATGGTGGGTATGCTGGGCACCTTCATCGACACCATCGTGGTCTGCACCATGACCGCCCTGGTGATTGTCACCACGGGCGTCTGGGACAGCGGCGAGACCGGGGCCGGCCTCACCACCACCGCCTTCAGCCAGGGCCTGCCGGGCCCGGGCGATTTCGTGGTGGCCTTCGGGCTCGTGGTCTTCGCCTTCACCACCACCCTTACCTGGGCCTTCTACGGCGAGCGCTGCCTGGAGTTCCTGGCGGGCGTGAAGCCCCTGAAGGCCTTCCGCCTGATCTGGGTGGTGGGGATCCTGAGCGGGTCGGTGGCCAGCCTGGAGCTCATCTGGAACCTGGCGGATATCACCATGGCCCTTATGGCCTTCCCCAACCTGGTGGCGCTGGTGCTGCTGTCGCCGGTGGTGTTCCGCATCAGCCGGGACTATTTCCGGGGGACCGAGGCCAAGGCGGTGGGCTAG
- the purB gene encoding adenylosuccinate lyase — MELSALTAVSPLDGRYGPKVADLRPYFSEYGLIRNRVRVEVAWFKALAAEPAVAEVPPLSEQAEAFLDRIVTNFGLVDAERIKEIEATTNHDVKAVEYYLKERAVELPEVDAGAEFFHFACTSEDINNLAHGLSLAEARAEVLLPVVDGLIDRLRGQAHAWADEPMLGRTHGQPATPTTVGKELAVLAHRLMQARAAVAESPVRGKINGATGNFNAHMVAYPEVDWPDVAERFVEDLGLEWSPYTTQIEPHDYMAELFGAMSRFNTVLTDLCRDVWGYVSFGYFKQRTVAGEVGSSTMPHKVNPIDFENAEGNLGLANATLDHLSGKLAISRFQRDLTDSTVLRNMGTGFGYSLLAYRSALRGLDKLEINRERLAEDLDGAWEVLAEPIQTVMRRNGVDRPYERLKELTRGKAVDADKLAEFVETLPLPDSEKEKLKSLTPANYLGNAAEQARAI; from the coding sequence ATGGAGCTTTCCGCGCTTACCGCCGTTTCCCCCCTGGACGGACGCTACGGGCCCAAGGTCGCCGACCTGCGGCCCTATTTCAGCGAATACGGGCTGATCCGCAACCGGGTTCGCGTCGAGGTGGCCTGGTTCAAGGCCCTGGCCGCCGAGCCGGCGGTGGCGGAGGTCCCCCCGTTGTCCGAGCAGGCCGAGGCCTTCCTGGACCGCATCGTCACCAACTTCGGCTTGGTGGACGCGGAGCGCATCAAGGAGATCGAGGCCACCACCAACCACGACGTCAAGGCGGTGGAGTACTACCTCAAGGAGCGGGCCGTGGAGCTGCCCGAGGTGGACGCGGGAGCGGAGTTCTTCCACTTCGCCTGCACCTCCGAGGACATCAACAACCTCGCCCACGGCCTTTCCCTGGCGGAGGCCCGCGCCGAGGTTCTCCTGCCGGTGGTGGACGGCCTCATCGACCGGCTGCGCGGGCAGGCACACGCCTGGGCCGACGAGCCCATGCTCGGCCGCACCCACGGCCAGCCCGCCACCCCCACCACGGTGGGCAAGGAGCTGGCGGTGCTCGCGCACCGGCTCATGCAGGCCCGCGCCGCCGTGGCGGAGAGCCCCGTGCGCGGCAAGATCAACGGCGCCACCGGAAACTTCAACGCCCACATGGTGGCCTACCCGGAGGTGGACTGGCCGGACGTGGCCGAGCGCTTCGTGGAGGACCTGGGCCTGGAGTGGAGCCCCTACACCACCCAGATCGAGCCCCACGACTACATGGCCGAGCTGTTCGGCGCCATGAGCCGCTTCAACACCGTGCTCACCGACCTGTGCCGGGACGTGTGGGGCTACGTCAGCTTCGGCTACTTCAAGCAGCGCACCGTTGCCGGGGAGGTGGGCAGCTCCACCATGCCCCACAAGGTCAACCCCATCGACTTCGAGAACGCCGAGGGCAACCTGGGGCTGGCCAACGCCACCCTCGACCACCTGTCCGGCAAGCTGGCCATCTCCCGCTTCCAGCGCGACCTCACCGACTCCACGGTGCTCCGCAACATGGGCACCGGCTTCGGCTACAGCCTGCTGGCCTACCGCTCCGCTCTGCGCGGCCTGGATAAGCTGGAGATCAACCGCGAGCGTCTGGCGGAGGACCTGGACGGCGCCTGGGAGGTGCTCGCCGAGCCCATCCAGACGGTCATGCGCCGCAACGGCGTAGACCGCCCCTACGAGCGGCTCAAGGAGCTCACCCGCGGCAAGGCGGTGGACGCCGACAAACTCGCCGAGTTCGTGGAGACCCTCCCCCTTCCCGATAGCGAGAAGGAAAAACTGAAAAGCCTGACCCCAGCCAACTACCTCGGCAACGCCGCCGAACAGGCCCGCGCCATCTGA
- a CDS encoding DUF3015 domain-containing protein, with protein sequence MWRKTFLIAGVAALPAFPAAAEEDSTGCGVGTMLFDGKQGIAPQVLAVTTNGILGNQTFGITSGTLGCEQDGVVRSKEEIAKFIDDNMEALAGDMASGGGEALASLADLMGVAEEDRPAFYRSAKEHFARIYADEEVVAGEVMENLNEVLAESPRLSGYTLT encoded by the coding sequence ATGTGGAGAAAGACTTTCCTGATCGCCGGCGTGGCCGCCTTGCCGGCTTTCCCCGCGGCGGCGGAGGAGGACAGCACCGGCTGCGGCGTCGGCACCATGCTGTTCGACGGCAAGCAGGGCATCGCCCCCCAGGTTCTGGCGGTGACCACCAACGGCATCCTCGGGAACCAGACCTTCGGTATCACCTCCGGCACCCTGGGGTGCGAGCAGGACGGGGTGGTCCGCTCGAAGGAGGAGATCGCCAAGTTCATCGACGACAACATGGAGGCCCTGGCCGGAGACATGGCTTCCGGTGGCGGGGAGGCCCTCGCCTCCCTGGCGGATCTTATGGGAGTGGCGGAGGAGGACCGGCCGGCCTTCTACCGCTCCGCCAAGGAGCACTTCGCCCGCATCTACGCCGATGAGGAGGTGGTGGCCGGCGAGGTGATGGAGAACCTGAACGAGGTGCTCGCCGAAAGTCCCCGTCTGTCCGGGTACACCCTGACCTGA
- a CDS encoding alpha/beta hydrolase, whose product MARGMRRGARRAGAVRPEQEPEASAQARSTPRGTPLWVLLLILVLPVLGGCTRLFFYPDRELVLNPATLGLEFEEVRLRSGDGVSLHGWYLPAETEDAAGSVLFLHGNAENISNHLPGVAWLPERGFNVLLIDYRGYGRSEGAVSLKGALADVEAALAYLAEREPPERPLAVLGQSLGGALAPYAVSRSPHRERVRALVVDSAFASYQGITREKLASTWLTWPFQWLAWNVPDRYSPSGAMAELAPIPVLITHNRGDRIIPVRHAWELYWAAEEPKRICLFPAGGHGTTFLRPEARDLLAGYLWRRFGRPGEPPRSENGVPRFRIDTL is encoded by the coding sequence GTGGCAAGGGGGATGCGGCGTGGTGCCCGGAGGGCTGGCGCGGTTCGGCCGGAACAGGAGCCGGAAGCTTCAGCCCAGGCCCGGAGCACGCCTCGCGGCACCCCGCTGTGGGTCCTCCTGCTGATCCTGGTGCTGCCCGTCCTCGGCGGCTGCACCCGGTTGTTCTTCTATCCCGACCGGGAGCTGGTCCTGAATCCCGCTACCCTGGGGCTGGAGTTCGAGGAGGTCCGTCTCCGCTCCGGGGACGGGGTGTCCCTGCACGGCTGGTACCTGCCGGCGGAGACGGAGGATGCCGCCGGAAGCGTCCTGTTCCTGCACGGCAACGCGGAGAATATCAGCAACCATCTGCCGGGGGTGGCCTGGCTCCCGGAGCGGGGCTTCAACGTCCTCCTGATCGACTACCGGGGGTACGGCCGTTCCGAAGGTGCCGTGTCGTTGAAGGGCGCCCTGGCCGACGTGGAGGCCGCCCTGGCCTACCTGGCCGAGCGCGAGCCCCCGGAGCGCCCGCTGGCCGTCCTCGGGCAGAGCCTCGGCGGTGCCCTCGCCCCCTACGCCGTCAGCCGTTCCCCCCACCGGGAACGGGTACGGGCCCTGGTGGTGGATAGCGCCTTCGCCAGCTACCAGGGGATCACCCGCGAGAAGCTGGCCTCCACTTGGCTCACCTGGCCCTTCCAGTGGCTGGCCTGGAACGTGCCGGACCGCTACAGCCCGTCCGGGGCCATGGCGGAGCTAGCCCCCATCCCCGTCCTTATCACCCATAACCGGGGCGACCGGATTATTCCCGTCCGCCACGCTTGGGAGCTTTATTGGGCCGCCGAGGAACCCAAGCGGATCTGCCTGTTCCCGGCGGGCGGGCACGGAACCACCTTCCTCCGCCCCGAGGCGCGGGATCTCCTGGCGGGCTACCTGTGGCGCCGCTTTGGACGGCCCGGGGAGCCCCCCCGATCCGAGAACGGGGTGCCCCGTTTCCGTATTGACACCCTATAA
- a CDS encoding BON domain-containing protein, protein MRWKTGLAVALLVPVLSGPAGAAGEDSGTGDDNGVGKELGELAREIEKETRRQGRYLGEKLGEWAEEGGSWAEDRALQARVKTTLSGVLGAASITAVDVDVTEGVVTLRGELADWEQVARAVRAVEQIDGVRRVISELTAPGSV, encoded by the coding sequence ATGCGCTGGAAGACCGGTTTGGCGGTGGCCCTGCTGGTGCCGGTCCTGTCCGGCCCGGCGGGGGCGGCCGGGGAAGACTCGGGCACCGGGGACGACAACGGCGTTGGCAAGGAGCTCGGCGAGCTGGCCCGGGAGATCGAGAAGGAGACCCGGAGGCAGGGGCGCTACCTGGGCGAGAAGCTCGGCGAGTGGGCCGAGGAGGGGGGCTCCTGGGCGGAGGACCGCGCCCTGCAGGCCCGGGTGAAGACCACCCTCTCGGGCGTGCTGGGGGCCGCCAGCATCACCGCGGTGGACGTGGACGTCACCGAGGGGGTGGTCACCCTGCGCGGCGAGCTGGCGGACTGGGAGCAGGTGGCCCGGGCCGTGCGGGCCGTGGAGCAGATCGACGGGGTCCGCCGGGTGATCTCGGAGCTGACCGCCCCCGGCAGCGTCTGA
- a CDS encoding glutathione S-transferase family protein, translating into MGKLIDGVWQKEAFAPETEGGRFVRPDSPFRGWVSRDGSTGFPAEPGRYHLYVSLACPWAHRTLIFRKLKGLEEAISVSVVDPIMGEEGWHFSEGPGCIPDTVNGCAYLREVYVRGDPHYTGRVTVPLLWDKQAGTAVSNESADIIRMLNSAFDDYADAGVDFYPEELRAEIDAVNAWVYDDINNGVYRTGFAQTQEAYEEAFDSLFAALDAVETRLAEYRYLVGNRLTEADWRLFTTLVRFDPVYYGHFKCNRQRVTDFPSLSGYLRDLYQVPKVAETVNLDHIKRHYYGSHPTLNPTAIVPKGPLLDYGGWHDRGRFPHEGPPLG; encoded by the coding sequence ATGGGTAAGCTCATCGACGGGGTCTGGCAGAAGGAGGCCTTCGCGCCGGAGACCGAGGGCGGGCGCTTCGTCCGCCCGGACAGCCCATTCCGCGGCTGGGTGAGCCGGGACGGATCCACGGGCTTCCCGGCGGAGCCGGGCCGCTACCACCTCTACGTGTCCCTCGCCTGTCCCTGGGCCCACCGGACCCTGATCTTCCGCAAGCTCAAGGGTCTGGAGGAGGCCATCAGCGTCTCCGTGGTGGACCCCATCATGGGCGAGGAGGGCTGGCACTTCTCGGAAGGGCCGGGCTGCATTCCCGACACCGTCAACGGCTGCGCCTACCTCCGCGAGGTGTACGTGCGGGGCGATCCCCACTACACCGGGCGGGTGACCGTGCCGCTGCTGTGGGACAAGCAGGCCGGCACGGCGGTGAGCAACGAGTCCGCCGACATCATCCGCATGCTGAACAGCGCCTTCGACGACTACGCCGATGCCGGGGTGGATTTCTACCCCGAGGAGCTGCGTGCGGAGATCGACGCGGTGAACGCCTGGGTCTACGACGACATCAATAACGGCGTCTACCGCACCGGCTTCGCCCAGACCCAGGAGGCCTACGAGGAGGCCTTTGATTCCCTGTTCGCCGCCCTGGACGCCGTGGAGACCCGACTGGCCGAGTACCGCTACCTGGTGGGCAACCGCCTCACCGAGGCGGACTGGCGCCTGTTCACCACCCTGGTGCGTTTCGACCCCGTCTACTACGGGCACTTCAAGTGCAACCGCCAGCGCGTCACCGACTTCCCCAGTCTGTCGGGCTACCTGCGCGACCTCTATCAGGTGCCCAAGGTGGCGGAGACGGTGAACCTGGACCACATCAAGCGCCACTACTACGGAAGCCACCCCACCCTCAATCCCACCGCCATCGTCCCCAAGGGACCGCTTCTGGACTACGGCGGGTGGCACGACCGGGGCCGCTTCCCCCACGAGGGACCGCCGCTGGGGTGA
- the nadA gene encoding quinolinate synthase NadA, whose amino-acid sequence MDATITIPEVTDDQLPEGLSTEDRERALSGSERQDLVERAKRLLAERDAVLVAHYYTSGDLQDLAEETGGHVADSLEMARFGHDHPASTLVVAGVRFMGETAKILNPEKRVLMPTLEAECSLDLGCPADQFTAFCDAHPDHTVVVYANTSAAVKARADWVVTSSIAVDVVRHLVERGEKVLFGPDKHLGHYIERVTGAELLLWPGSCVVHDHFKAQELEALMAERPGAKVLVHPESPEPVIELADVVGSTTQLIQAVQDLDADTFIVATDRGIFHKMQEVAPSKTFLEAPSAGAGATCRSCAHCPWMAMNGLSNLVTTLEQGSNEIHVDPETARKAWQPLKRMLDFNEERKRRIEAGK is encoded by the coding sequence ATGGATGCCACGATTACCATCCCCGAGGTGACCGACGACCAGCTCCCGGAGGGGCTGTCCACCGAGGATCGGGAGCGCGCCCTGTCCGGGTCCGAGCGTCAGGACCTGGTGGAGCGGGCCAAGCGGCTCCTCGCCGAGCGGGATGCCGTCCTGGTGGCCCACTACTACACCTCCGGGGACCTGCAGGACCTGGCCGAGGAGACCGGCGGGCACGTGGCCGATTCCCTGGAAATGGCCCGCTTCGGACACGACCACCCCGCCAGCACCCTGGTGGTGGCCGGGGTCCGGTTCATGGGGGAGACGGCCAAGATCCTGAACCCCGAGAAGCGGGTATTGATGCCCACCCTGGAGGCGGAATGCTCCCTGGACCTCGGCTGTCCCGCGGACCAGTTTACGGCATTCTGTGATGCCCATCCCGACCACACCGTGGTGGTGTACGCCAACACCTCGGCGGCGGTAAAGGCCCGGGCGGACTGGGTGGTGACCTCCTCCATCGCCGTGGACGTGGTCCGGCACCTGGTGGAGCGCGGCGAGAAGGTGCTGTTCGGCCCCGACAAGCATCTGGGCCACTACATCGAACGGGTCACCGGCGCCGAGCTGCTGCTGTGGCCCGGCTCCTGCGTGGTGCACGACCACTTCAAGGCCCAGGAGCTGGAGGCCCTCATGGCCGAGCGCCCCGGCGCCAAGGTGCTGGTACACCCGGAATCCCCGGAGCCGGTGATCGAGCTGGCCGATGTGGTGGGCTCCACCACCCAGCTCATCCAGGCGGTCCAGGACCTGGACGCGGACACCTTCATCGTCGCCACGGACCGGGGGATCTTCCACAAGATGCAGGAGGTGGCCCCGAGCAAGACCTTCCTGGAGGCCCCCAGCGCCGGAGCCGGCGCCACCTGCCGGAGCTGCGCCCACTGCCCCTGGATGGCCATGAACGGGCTCTCCAACCTCGTCACCACCCTGGAGCAGGGCTCCAACGAGATCCACGTGGACCCCGAGACCGCGCGTAAGGCCTGGCAGCCCCTGAAGCGCATGCTCGACTTCAACGAGGAGCGCAAGCGGCGTATCGAGGCGGGCAAATAG
- the trxA gene encoding thioredoxin: MATVDLTKDNFESTIMDNDMVFVDFWASWCQPCKTFAPTYEEVSEDYPDIVFGKVDTENEQELAGHFGIRSIPTLMLFREQVIIFQESGVLPREGLESIIQQARDLDMDQVRKDIEEQQKQQGGEG; this comes from the coding sequence GTGGCAACGGTCGACCTTACCAAGGACAATTTCGAGTCCACGATCATGGACAACGACATGGTTTTCGTGGACTTCTGGGCCTCTTGGTGCCAGCCCTGCAAGACCTTCGCGCCCACCTACGAGGAGGTCTCCGAGGACTATCCGGACATCGTCTTCGGCAAGGTGGACACCGAGAACGAGCAGGAGCTGGCCGGCCATTTCGGCATCCGCTCCATCCCCACCCTGATGCTGTTCCGCGAGCAGGTCATCATCTTCCAGGAGTCGGGCGTTCTGCCGCGCGAGGGCCTGGAGAGCATCATCCAGCAGGCCCGCGACCTCGACATGGACCAGGTCCGCAAGGACATCGAGGAGCAGCAGAAGCAGCAGGGCGGCGAGGGCTGA
- a CDS encoding cytochrome c: MTKPRSQGCPRIVLLALLMVLGAAPVTGGAEPQAVTGDLTPKLDRLLREEMQAIQESMATAFAALVTGDHDTVAEEARGIHDSFILKRSLTEEDRRDLRAAVPEGFVRLDKRFHAAAAELAEAAEEGDANRQLEVYNRMTRDCVACHSRYVTGRFPGLDGAD, from the coding sequence ATGACCAAGCCGCGCTCCCAGGGATGTCCCCGTATCGTGCTCCTCGCCCTCCTGATGGTTCTGGGGGCGGCGCCCGTGACCGGCGGGGCCGAGCCGCAGGCGGTGACCGGGGATCTCACCCCCAAGCTGGACCGCCTCCTGCGGGAGGAGATGCAGGCCATCCAGGAGTCCATGGCCACGGCCTTCGCGGCCTTGGTCACCGGGGACCACGACACTGTGGCTGAGGAGGCGCGGGGGATCCATGACAGCTTCATCCTCAAGCGGTCGCTGACCGAGGAGGATCGCCGGGACCTCCGGGCAGCGGTCCCCGAGGGGTTCGTGCGGCTGGACAAGCGGTTTCACGCGGCCGCGGCGGAACTGGCGGAGGCTGCCGAGGAGGGGGACGCTAACCGGCAGCTGGAGGTGTACAACCGCATGACCCGGGACTGCGTCGCCTGCCACAGCCGCTATGTGACGGGGCGCTTCCCCGGCCTGGATGGGGCGGACTGA
- a CDS encoding M48 family metallopeptidase, translating to MRSWVRSRGWKPWILAVVAVLVAGCYTVPETGRRALMLVPQEQMVSMAAQSFEQIKAEEPVSEDPAARGRVTEVGARIARVAAEDTRLAPEEWEFVAFADEQKNAFALPGGQVGAYEGILEVAETDAQLATVMGHEAAHVAARHGGERMSEQLLVQMGGIALAQALNEKPGQTRQLFLAAYGVGAQVGILLPHNRNQELEADRIGLLYMARAGYDPRAAVDFWERMEKATEAGGEPPVFLSTHPPHGKRIERLRKWMPQAMEAYRAAREREARRWAALP from the coding sequence ATGCGTTCCTGGGTGAGGAGCAGAGGGTGGAAACCGTGGATCCTGGCCGTTGTGGCGGTTTTGGTGGCGGGCTGCTACACCGTGCCGGAGACCGGGCGGCGCGCCCTGATGCTGGTGCCCCAGGAGCAGATGGTCTCCATGGCCGCCCAGTCCTTCGAGCAGATCAAGGCGGAGGAGCCGGTCTCCGAGGACCCTGCCGCGCGGGGCCGGGTAACGGAGGTGGGCGCACGCATCGCTCGGGTGGCCGCGGAGGATACTCGGCTGGCCCCGGAGGAATGGGAGTTCGTCGCCTTCGCCGACGAGCAGAAGAATGCCTTCGCCCTGCCGGGCGGACAGGTGGGCGCCTACGAGGGGATCCTGGAGGTGGCCGAGACCGACGCCCAGCTGGCCACGGTCATGGGCCATGAGGCGGCCCACGTCGCGGCCCGTCACGGCGGGGAGCGCATGTCCGAGCAGCTGCTCGTGCAGATGGGGGGGATCGCCCTCGCCCAGGCCCTGAACGAGAAGCCGGGCCAGACCCGGCAACTGTTCCTGGCCGCCTATGGGGTCGGCGCCCAGGTGGGCATCCTGCTTCCGCACAACCGCAACCAGGAGCTGGAGGCGGACCGCATCGGCCTGCTCTACATGGCCCGGGCGGGCTACGACCCCCGGGCCGCGGTGGATTTCTGGGAGCGCATGGAAAAGGCCACCGAGGCGGGGGGTGAGCCGCCGGTGTTCCTCTCCACCCATCCGCCCCACGGCAAGCGCATCGAGCGGCTTCGGAAGTGGATGCCCCAGGCCATGGAGGCATACCGGGCAGCCCGGGAGCGGGAGGCACGCCGGTGGGCCGCGTTGCCGTGA
- a CDS encoding DUF4168 domain-containing protein: protein MPNRKTLVVLTVACMVGGFSSAAVAQQQGPGTQQPGGQQQGPAGQGAPGQQPAPPAQTAPAPKDVSDADLEKFAAAYGELRRIQEEHAGDLGQAGNEEKARKIQQEMQTKMADAIEAQGLSLQEYKEIFDAVRQDQELTQKVTEMVEE from the coding sequence ATGCCGAACCGTAAAACCCTCGTTGTTCTAACGGTCGCCTGCATGGTGGGTGGCTTCTCCTCGGCGGCCGTGGCCCAGCAGCAGGGCCCCGGTACCCAGCAGCCCGGCGGCCAGCAGCAGGGTCCGGCGGGCCAGGGCGCGCCGGGCCAGCAGCCCGCGCCTCCCGCCCAGACCGCCCCGGCCCCGAAGGACGTCAGCGACGCCGACCTGGAGAAGTTCGCCGCCGCCTACGGGGAGCTCCGGCGCATCCAGGAGGAGCACGCCGGCGATCTCGGCCAGGCCGGAAACGAGGAGAAGGCCCGGAAGATCCAACAGGAGATGCAGACCAAGATGGCGGACGCCATCGAGGCCCAGGGCCTCAGCCTGCAGGAGTACAAGGAGATCTTCGACGCCGTCCGCCAGGACCAGGAGCTGACCCAGAAGGTCACCGAGATGGTCGAGGAATAG
- a CDS encoding sensor histidine kinase: protein MDLRLAFLLYVALPLLLLIGTVGSVSVGALEELSEKRLKEDLELIGRTLQKPLGRAMERGREGTLENALESAFSFGRVYGAYLYDESGERVAAAGAAAYAKEPDREDIAERAEAGQEGGTYGEMGGREVYSYFVPLTDGSGRNNGLVQITRRASEIQGYLQQLRGYGLAGLAGLAVILMLVTLLGHHFAVGRPLTRLAQSMNRVAAGDRDHRSSETGPREIADLSRTFNGMLRRMQQDQAEIRERRISEERLQRELQQSEKMAAVGRLSAGVAHELGTPLSVVDGTAQRLLRDERLDAGQRKRLERIRDQAGRMTQIVEQLLAFGRQPGGAPRPISTEQLTRAAIHSVRDLYAETGVELEWHTPQPPPMVEIDPVRGEQALTHLLTNAAQATPGGRVGLRWEIQGDEAVLTVEDDGPGIPLERREWVFDPFSTTKPPGQGSGLGLALVHGVAEEHGGTIHIEHSPLGGAAFVLRLPRAHPSAEPETGENDG, encoded by the coding sequence ATGGATCTTCGCCTCGCCTTCCTCCTCTACGTCGCCCTCCCCCTCCTCCTGCTGATCGGCACCGTGGGCTCCGTGAGCGTCGGCGCGCTCGAGGAGCTCAGCGAGAAGCGGCTCAAGGAGGACCTGGAGCTGATCGGCCGGACCCTGCAGAAGCCCCTGGGACGGGCCATGGAGCGGGGCCGGGAGGGCACTCTGGAGAACGCCCTGGAATCGGCCTTCAGCTTCGGGCGGGTCTACGGCGCCTACCTGTACGACGAGTCGGGCGAGCGGGTGGCGGCGGCCGGGGCCGCGGCCTACGCCAAGGAGCCCGACCGGGAGGACATCGCCGAGCGGGCCGAAGCGGGCCAGGAAGGCGGGACCTACGGGGAGATGGGAGGTCGGGAGGTCTACAGCTACTTCGTTCCCCTGACCGACGGCTCCGGTCGCAACAACGGCCTGGTCCAGATCACCCGGCGGGCCAGCGAGATCCAGGGGTACCTCCAGCAGCTCCGCGGCTACGGCCTGGCGGGCCTGGCGGGGCTGGCCGTGATCCTGATGCTGGTAACGCTTCTGGGCCACCACTTCGCCGTGGGCCGGCCTCTCACCCGCCTGGCCCAGAGCATGAACCGGGTGGCGGCGGGCGACCGGGACCACCGGTCTTCCGAGACCGGGCCCCGGGAGATCGCCGACCTCAGCCGGACCTTCAACGGCATGCTCCGGCGCATGCAGCAGGACCAGGCGGAGATCCGGGAGCGCCGCATCAGCGAGGAGCGCCTCCAGCGGGAGCTCCAGCAGTCGGAGAAGATGGCCGCCGTCGGCCGCCTGTCGGCGGGCGTGGCCCACGAGCTGGGCACCCCCCTGAGCGTGGTGGACGGCACCGCTCAGCGCCTCCTGCGCGACGAGCGTCTGGATGCGGGCCAGCGGAAACGGCTGGAGCGCATCCGCGATCAGGCCGGGCGGATGACCCAGATCGTGGAGCAGCTCTTGGCCTTCGGCCGGCAGCCCGGGGGGGCGCCCCGCCCAATTTCCACGGAGCAGCTGACCCGGGCCGCCATCCATTCGGTCCGGGACCTGTATGCGGAGACCGGCGTCGAGCTCGAATGGCACACGCCCCAGCCCCCGCCCATGGTGGAGATCGATCCGGTGCGGGGGGAGCAGGCCCTCACCCACCTGCTCACCAACGCCGCGCAGGCCACCCCGGGCGGCCGGGTGGGCCTGCGCTGGGAAATCCAGGGGGACGAGGCCGTCCTGACCGTGGAGGACGACGGCCCCGGGATCCCCCTGGAACGCCGGGAATGGGTCTTCGACCCCTTCTCCACCACCAAGCCGCCCGGGCAGGGAAGCGGCCTGGGGCTGGCCCTGGTCCACGGTGTGGCGGAGGAGCACGGCGGAACCATCCACATCGAGCACAGCCCCCTGGGCGGCGCGGCCTTCGTCTTGCGCCTCCCCAGGGCCCACCCTTCTGCCGAGCCCGAAACGGGGGAAAACGATGGATAA